From one Thermodesulfobacteriota bacterium genomic stretch:
- the amrS gene encoding AmmeMemoRadiSam system radical SAM enzyme, producing MDSTSGTEGRPASWWRPEEDAVRCGLCPHRCRIARGKAGICGVRENRGGTLYAATYGKVAAIAMDPIEKKPLFHFHPGSEILSVGSVGCNFRCEFCQNWHLVQKRTALQDVRIAELVETARRQRSIGIAYTYNEPLIQLEFVLDCSKAFRAAGMKNVLVTNGFVSPEPLEELLPHVDAMNIDLKSMDAAFYREVCGGELSAVLDTVRTASKRTHVELTTLLYTGRNDSEAQLRAVIDFVAATDPEIPLHFSRYFPQHRATAPPTPAARLEWAWRTAREKLPYVYVGNLRLPGAEDTVCPSCRSTVVRRTGYSADTPGLSGDRCVSCGARLRFVV from the coding sequence GTGGATTCGACATCCGGTACTGAAGGCCGGCCCGCCTCCTGGTGGCGGCCGGAGGAGGACGCGGTCCGCTGCGGCCTGTGCCCCCATCGATGCCGGATCGCGCGGGGGAAGGCGGGGATCTGCGGCGTCCGGGAGAACCGGGGCGGCACGCTGTACGCCGCGACCTACGGGAAGGTCGCCGCGATCGCGATGGACCCGATCGAGAAGAAGCCGCTGTTCCACTTCCATCCGGGCTCCGAGATCCTGTCGGTGGGCTCCGTCGGCTGCAACTTCCGCTGCGAGTTCTGCCAGAACTGGCACCTGGTCCAGAAGCGGACCGCTTTGCAGGACGTGCGGATAGCGGAGCTGGTCGAGACCGCGCGGCGGCAGCGCTCGATCGGCATCGCCTACACCTACAACGAGCCGCTCATCCAGCTCGAGTTCGTCCTGGACTGCTCGAAGGCGTTCCGCGCGGCGGGGATGAAGAACGTCCTGGTGACGAACGGCTTCGTCAGCCCCGAGCCGCTGGAGGAGCTGCTCCCGCACGTGGACGCGATGAACATCGACCTGAAGTCGATGGACGCCGCCTTCTACCGCGAGGTGTGCGGGGGGGAGCTCTCCGCGGTCCTCGACACCGTCCGTACCGCGTCGAAGCGGACCCACGTGGAGCTCACCACACTGCTCTACACGGGGCGCAACGACTCGGAGGCGCAGCTTCGCGCGGTGATCGACTTCGTGGCCGCGACGGACCCGGAGATCCCGCTCCACTTCTCCCGCTATTTTCCGCAGCACCGCGCGACGGCGCCGCCGACGCCGGCCGCGCGCCTCGAATGGGCGTGGAGGACGGCCCGGGAGAAGCTTCCCTACGTCTACGTCGGGAACCTCCGCCTCCCGGGCGCGGAGGACACCGTGTGCCCGTCGTGCCGCTCGACGGTCGTCCGCAGGACCGGCTACTCCGCGGACACGCCCGGGCTCTCCGGCGACCGGTGCGTCTCCTGCGGCGCGCGCCTCCGTTTCGT
- a CDS encoding acylphosphatase, whose translation MEGIAEVHAIVSGRVQGVWFRASTQRAARDAGICGWVRNLPDRRVEAVLQGKREAVEKVLEFLRTGPPGAQVTDVAVSWRTPGETYSGFDIRY comes from the coding sequence ATGGAGGGCATCGCGGAAGTCCATGCGATCGTCTCCGGGCGGGTCCAGGGGGTCTGGTTCCGCGCCTCGACCCAGCGGGCCGCCCGGGATGCGGGCATCTGCGGCTGGGTCCGCAACCTTCCGGACCGGAGGGTGGAGGCGGTGCTCCAGGGGAAGCGCGAGGCGGTCGAGAAGGTCCTCGAATTCCTGCGGACGGGCCCGCCGGGAGCGCAGGTGACCGACGTCGCGGTATCCTGGCGGACGCCGGGGGAGACCTACAGTGGATTCGACATCCGGTACTGA